One Pseudomonadota bacterium genomic window, ACGGACGGGCTCACGAGGCTCCCGACCCACTACTGCCCGGGCTGCACGCACGGCGTGATCCACCGCGTGGTCGGCGAGGTGATCTCGGAGCTCGGCCTGCGGGAACGGACGGTGGGCGTGGCGCCGGTGGGCTGCTCGGTGCTCGCGTACAACTACTTCAACTGCGACATGTTCGAGGCGTCGCACGGCCGGGCGCCGGCGGTCGCGACCGGGGCCAAGCGCGCGCGGCCGGAGATCATCGTCTTCACCTACCAGGGCGACGGCGACCTCGCGTCGATCGGCATGGCGGAGATCATCCACGCGGCGAACCGCGGCGAGAAGTTCACGACGATCTTCGTCAACAACGCGATCTACGGCATGACCGGCGGCCAGATGGCGCCGACGACGATGCCCAACCAGCGGGCCACGACGTGCCCGGCCGGGAGGGACGTGAACGAGGTCGGCTACCCGATCCGCATGGCCGAGCTGATCGCGTCGCTCAGGACGCCCGCGTTCGTCGCGCGCGTCGCGTCCCACACGCCGGAGGCCACGATCCGCGCGAAGCAGGTCATCAAGGAGGCGTTCGAGCACCAGGTGGCGGGCGAGTGCTACGGGTTCGTCGAGGTGCTCTCGATCTGCCCGACGAACTGGGGCCTCTCGCCGCGCGAGTCGTCCTCCTGGCTCGAGAAGGAGATGGTTCCCTACTACCCGCTGGGCATCAAGAAGCGCCCGGACGAGATCAAGGGAGGCGCCCATGGCCACAACTGAGGTCTTGATGGCGGGGTTCGGCGGCCAGGGGATGCTGCTGAGCGGCAAGCTGCTCGCGCACGCCGCCCTGGAGGAGGGCAAGGAGGTCAGCTGGCTGCCCTCCTACGGGCCGGAGATGCGGGGCGGCACGGCCAACGTCACGGTGTGCATCTCAGACAAGAAGGTCGGGTCGCCGTACATCACGAAGCCCGCCGCGCTGCTCGTCATGAACCAGCCGTCGCTCGAGAAGTTCGGCGACAAGGTCAAGGGGGGCGGCTTCATCGTCGTCAACACGTCGCTCATCCCGATCCAGGCGAACCGCGACGACTGCACCGTGCTGTACATCGATGCCGCCGGGATCGCCGCGAAGGCCGGCACGGCGCGCGCCGCGAACCTCGTCATGTTCGGCGCGTACGTCGGCTGGTCCGACGTCGTGTCGCACGACATGTGCGTGCAGGAGATCGAGAAGGAGTTCGCGAGCAAGGCGAAGTTCATCGCGGCGAACGTCGCGGCGTTCAAGGCGGGGTACGTCGAGGGTGCGAAGCTCAAGGGAAAGAAGCCCTGATGGCGCGCGGGTTCGGGTCACGCGAGGAGGTCACCTGATGGAGCTGAAGCAAGTGGATGCCATCGTGGAGAGGTACGGGTCGGAGGCGTCGTCGCTGCTGGCGATCATGCAGGACGTGCAGGACGAGGCGCACTACCTGCCGCGG contains:
- a CDS encoding thiamine pyrophosphate-dependent enzyme; protein product: MRKVFAYTDGLTRLPTHYCPGCTHGVIHRVVGEVISELGLRERTVGVAPVGCSVLAYNYFNCDMFEASHGRAPAVATGAKRARPEIIVFTYQGDGDLASIGMAEIIHAANRGEKFTTIFVNNAIYGMTGGQMAPTTMPNQRATTCPAGRDVNEVGYPIRMAELIASLRTPAFVARVASHTPEATIRAKQVIKEAFEHQVAGECYGFVEVLSICPTNWGLSPRESSSWLEKEMVPYYPLGIKKRPDEIKGGAHGHN
- a CDS encoding 2-oxoacid:acceptor oxidoreductase family protein, yielding MATTEVLMAGFGGQGMLLSGKLLAHAALEEGKEVSWLPSYGPEMRGGTANVTVCISDKKVGSPYITKPAALLVMNQPSLEKFGDKVKGGGFIVVNTSLIPIQANRDDCTVLYIDAAGIAAKAGTARAANLVMFGAYVGWSDVVSHDMCVQEIEKEFASKAKFIAANVAAFKAGYVEGAKLKGKKP